The Amaranthus tricolor cultivar Red isolate AtriRed21 chromosome 2, ASM2621246v1, whole genome shotgun sequence genome contains the following window.
tcagTTGTTGCActaaatatttacttattttatacaCCTTTAATACTTGCATCTGCCACACCTTTGCAAAATATTGACATTTCAATATATTCATTCGTATTATTGTCAATAGAAATGTATGAAATATCATAATTAAATTCGATAGTGTAACTTGGGGGGCCataactaattttttaaaatcatggTTAACACATGCTACCCATTGTTACATAGCAGGTCCGCCTATAAACACAAGTTGTTTagttaaataatactccctctatttcaTTAAGTTTTCTGTTAATAGTCACAATTTCCATAACATGTCAATGTCAATAATGTTTGAGAGaatataaaatgtaaattaGTTTTATGACATGAACAAATACAACTTAGTTTCAAGGGTGACAATGCATCCtcaaattcatattttttttatcaaagttatataaattaatataagttatacttcatttatcttttattaataGAAACAATTTCCCTAAACTTATATgctttgaattttaatttgtcaCATAAATTAGTAAAACGTATCAAATATTGGGAAATCGAAaacaacaattacaataatttaCAAGTATTTCTTTAAATAAAATGTGTGTTCTAATTTCTACAATTTTTCTAAAACATttggaataatttattttacatacatatttaataataacattataCTCCATTTTAAAATTGTGAATACACTACTattttaagatatatatatatattgacaaTGTGAGGAGAaaggagagaaatttaattcattaattGCAAGTTTGTTATACATTTTGCTCCATCACTCATGGAATAAATCAAAGCAAACCCCTCTAGAAAATTTTCGGTAATACCTAATAAATAACCCTAGTTCATTcctcttaattaattataccaTCTAGCTCTACTACCACTAATAATACTACAAGTAATCAAGTAGTAGGTCAtttcataatattattaattatatatacccCAAGAAATCttctcattcttcaattatttaatttttgcttctaattttttttatttaattatttaattatgatATGATTTACCATGGCATAATTATCACAATCTTCCCTTGAGAAAATTGACACAAAGCTTTCTCCATGCTTCTTTGTCTGGATCATGCGACTCCACGAACTTGCCCCTCACTTCATTAGCATGTGCTTCCTGCCAATCCATGCAAATACATTCaccttataaataaaaagattagtATTTTGAATGATGCATAATTATAATAGGAGATTTTTAGCATGTTCGACTGTATAAGGTTCCGAAAAATTAGAGacttcaatattaaattacttaatATATGTTTggtgtttaaagatacaaaattgttagaaatatatcataattttaaaaattactcatagtcttcataaaatttgttaatttttactccATTCCTgattataactataataatagtAACTACATTAAATAAAAGATGATTTTAGGATATAATTATAAGTTATATAATAACAACTACTATACATTCGTCAGCATTtacttattatgtttattaCCTCTAGacatgttaattatttattctactcaaaattaatttgaaatatatatttaaaaatagtggGTCCTAAAGTCCAAGAAGTTATATATTaatctattattttaaaaaataaacttgttTAATATATGACTCGACTTGAACTAAATAGAATTAAAATGGACGATTGTATCTACACCAATTTGACCAACTATTTTGACAACTAACGCgacaactaatttaaaaataagtaagaCAGTAAAATAAACACAGTTTCATCCCGAGTATGAATTGTATACCATAATTAAGTTCCTTTGAAGAAGGCGATCAATCAAGTGAAGAACAATGTCCTTGTTGTACTCAGGATGACCTTGAATACCCATCATATGATCACCATATCTAAACATCTCTATAGATGTTTTGCTCGATCGACCAATTACCTCAACTTTTGAAGGAAGTTCCAATACCTAATATtttattcattaaatttttaaaattaataaaatattaattaatatacattaaaaatgtCTTTTTCTTAATAAAGTCTCCTTAGAAATGATTCGTTTTACTACTAACCTCATCTTGGTGGCACTCAATGATGTTGAGCATAGCAGGAATTTTGTGCTTTGAAAATAGAGTACTTGATGAGGGTGAAAATTGAATTGTTCTTAGCCCAATGTCCCATCCCGTACTAGCCCGCCCAGTCCTACCACCCAATGCTCGGCCCAATATCTGctcaaatccaacatatcatgATAAAACAATGTCcaatattaatgttaattttaataatgtaGAGTCGAGAACTTTAAAATTTTCACCAATTGACAACAAAgcaattattttgaaaaattgtccaaaactatttaaaattgatttttgtcaaaaaaataCGTAATAAAATATTATGTCAAAAATTGTCTACAAAATCTCCTGAGATATTGTCTCTTTGAAAGATGTCTCTCAGGCCCAgcccattaaaatttaatacctactcttactctatattttttttatgggttgacccaattagagatggtctgagaccgtctctcacaaaaaattttgtttttttttaaaaaactacctaaaacaaattattttgtcaaaaactatcaacaaatctaatttttgttagAAACtacttaaaacaaattaatttatcaaatattaccTACTAATTGGCTTTTtcgattgaaaataaaaaaagcaaAGTGGATTGGATAGTTGAATAAAAAAATGCATGCGTTTCTAATGTAAATAAAAAGCACGTCACTTGTACATGTACATATAACAAAAGTCagatatattttgttataagtAGATAGTATTTGACAacgaaaataatatatttaggtAGTTTCTAACAATAGCTACAATTTTAgtaatttataactaaaaatcaatttgtactgaattttgataaaataaattattttagttaatttagGAAAAAAAGGTTGTTTTTTATAGGTAGTTGattatgtttgtttttatttgtagCATTACATATTTACAAGACAAAAGAGTGCAAGAAGACACTAGCactaaagaagaaaaaaatttttttttggcactaatgTAGAGCAAGATGTTGGAATTCCATGGAAATATGTGTTTTGGCATTATACGCTAGAATTAGAAGATAATCTatctaaaatcaaacaagattataTACCTCAggctaaaattgatttttttttttatgaaactaattatattgatttaaatGGAATGGAGTATTACATTGTAAAAAAGAGATAAGAAATTATAATTTGTAaactatattaatttttattttttttaaaacttaggtTAAAAGAAATGGACACTCCTGCTTCTAATTCTATGCTagcaatattaattaattaacgtgtctttttgaatttgttatacaatataaaaaagacattattttgatttacattatcaaacaaaTCACAGTGCTGTTTCTGGTATTGTATGGACCCTAGGCAAACTTAAAGAAGTGGACCCTTTCTATGAAGGGTCGATTGAACTTAAACAGGTGttttggaaaaataataaaaatagaccctatatattatattagcattaaaaatataaatgtatcatataattcttaaatgataaaagaactactcataaattgtaattttttaagcGTGTACTTCCATTAACTagcattttctaattttaaatcTAGGCCCTAAACAAATGCATACATTACCTACGGTAAAAAACAACTCTGCAAGTTCAAAGGAATGGAAGAAAGGATACTATCTTACATTTGCGTGTATAAATTTAGATTTGTTAGGATGCGTCAAATTTAAGTAACTAGGATAGACTCTTGATTAGAGAAATTTAAGTAATATTTATAGTCTTTAAATGTCAgactataaataattataatgacataaatttttgtatgagacgatctcatcgTGACACATACTTTATACTTTggttaaataactaaataatataaacttttagcttatatgCTTTTAGTTTTAAGGTCGTTTCACCGTAAAATGTTCTCATACAAGAAGggttgttataataataattcattaaattatatgatttttaacATGAAGTGGCAAATTATTTTTCCTATCGagaatcaatcaaaataaatctATTAAATTTGAGCTTAAAGCTGGATCGCCTAACGAAAttgtaaacataataataattctcCGGGTATGAAAAACCAGCTAAGCTAACAAACATGGCAAATGgtccattaatttttttccaaaaaagtcaactattaattaattttatatttaaaagagGACACACAAGTATTTGACAATACTCCCACAGTTCGTTTTACTAAAtttgcaatatatatatatatatatatatatatatatatatatatatatatgtgtatattttggtaagaaaacataaaaaaaaaagacaaaaataaattttgcaaATTAGTcggaaaaatatataaataagacgAAAAGTTATGTTAAATatgtaaatgaaaataaaaaaaaatatttttcccaacaaaaactaaaactaaGACAAACTTGATAAAACACActaaaaaaatatgataaatttagTGTAACAATCGAGGTATGATCCAAACTAAATTCCGATTTGAAAATGTGAATTACTTTCTGCGTTTTGTTTTACTCATTATATAAGAAATTTGCACAAGAACTAGAAATTAGTATCTTTTTGTTGAAAAGACAATAATAAACTCTAAAAAGAAGGTATAAAAGTTAATAAGATAGACGGTTCTCTCCTTTGtctctacttttttttttctctcaaaaaaatTTGGCCTCCATTGTTTACTTTTGGCTACTATCAATTTTATCGTTAATGGTAAACATttaatctctttatttttgcttttttcatTTTAGGTTACAAATAAAGTTCATTATCTCTATATTATAAAGCTATTTATCCATTGATTAGATTCCATCTAcccatatattgggttttaaaGACACTCATGGTGAGAGTTTAAAGTCTTTTTATGAATTCAATGGTAAAAAAGTATATGGTGTCATCATGGGTATCAATTTAACTAATACAGTTAATAGTGTCAAatttaattctattttaaaGCTACATCAGATCTAAAGACCCCATTGGAGGAGACTATATCAAGCAACGATGTGTGgaaaatttcaatgttagatCTCTTTTATAATGATCGTGATTTTTTCTATatagaattttatttaattaaaatagttaagtatttaattaattgttattCTGTTGTAGATGTTGTATGACATTTTTATCAATGGATTATTagattccttaaaaaaaaaaagtcaataagATAAGGAAAAAAGCAAGTGCATAATAAACATTTACATGATTATTTTTTGCAAAGATAATAACATATCTAATAATTTAAAACTgctaaataagaaaaatataacaaatataataaaaatagttgaaatatttgttttgtt
Protein-coding sequences here:
- the LOC130806638 gene encoding gamma-glutamyl peptidase 5-like isoform X1, whose protein sequence is MVNLIPKSPEETTMNDQLLENETKRILGNENGKKGKKFAVLLCAEDSEYVKKKYGGYFGVFVRMLGEEGESWDVFKVAKDEFPNENEIKMYDGFVITGSCSDAHSNHLWISNLLILLHKLDSLKKKVLGICFGHQILGRALGGRTGRASTGWDIGLRTIQFSPSSSTLFSKHKIPAMLNIIECHQDEVLELPSKVEVIGRSSKTSIEMFRYGDHMMGIQGHPEYNKDIVLHLIDRLLQRNLIMEAHANEVRGKFVESHDPDKEAWRKLCVNFLKGRL